One segment of Eschrichtius robustus isolate mEscRob2 chromosome 3, mEscRob2.pri, whole genome shotgun sequence DNA contains the following:
- the GLMP gene encoding glycosylated lysosomal membrane protein isoform X2, translated as MRSLVLLLSLLLTAAPFGFLGEETRQVSLKVISDWLDPFQNLLHIQAVGATSTLHYVWSSLGPPAVLLVATNTPNSTLSVNWSLLISSEPDGGLMVLPKESIQFSSALVFTRLFEFDSTNTSDAAAKPPGKSYPPYSLADFSWDNITDSLDPASLSATFRGHPIHDPTGAFANGSLAFRVQAFSRSGRPAQPPRLLHTADTCQLEVDLVGVSPRGNRSLFGLEVATLGHGPDCPSVQEQRSIDDEYAPAVFQVHAPGCGHPSSRCLVLASPRHRGSGPGCSSAHAAGRRRVSAAGPQVVLRIPAYKLRPAL; from the exons ATGAGGAGCCTCGTGCTCCTCCTGAGTCTACTTCTGACAGCAGCTCCGTTTGGCTTTCTGGGGGAGGAGACCCGCCAG GTGTCTCTGAAGGTCATCTCTGACTGGCTGGACCCTTTCCAGAACTTGCTTCATATCCAGGCAGTGGGTGCCACTTCCACCCTGCACTATGTGTGGAGCAGCCTGGGACCCCCAGCCGTGCTGCTGGTGGCCACCAACACCCCCAACAGCACCCTGAGTGTCAACTGGAGCCTCCTGATTTCCTCTGAGCCTGACGGGGGCCTCATGGTGCTCCCCAAGGAGAGCATCCAATTTTCTTCTGCCCTCGTCTTTACCAGG cTGTTTGAGTTTGACAGCACCAACACATCGGATGCGGCCGCCAAGCCTCCAGGAAAATCATATCCCCCATACTCCTTGGCTGATTTCTCCTGGGACAACATCACTGACTCATTGGATCCTGCCAGCCTGAGCGCCACATTTCGAGGCCACCCCATTCACGACCCCACTGGGGCTTTTGCCAATGGCAGCCTGGCCTTCAGG GTTCAGGCCTTCTCCAGATCTGGCCGACCAGCCCAACCCCCTCGCCTCCTGCACACAGCGGACACCTGCCAGCTAGAGGTGGACCTGGTTGGGGTCTCTCCCCGGGGAAACCGCTCCTTGTTTGGGCTGGAGGTAGCCACGTTGGGCCATGGCCCTGACTGCCCCTCAGTGCAGGAGCAGCGCTCCATCGATGATGAATATGCACCTGCTGTCTTCCAG GTCCATGCTCCTGGGTGTGGGCACCCCTCCAGTAGATGCCTTGTCCTCGCTAGTCCTAGGCATCGTGGCAGTGGCCCTGGGTGCTCCAGCGCTCATGCTGCTGGCAGGAGGCGTGTTTCTGCTGCTGGGCCGCAAGTGGTGCTCAGAATACCAGCCTATAAATTGAGGCCTGCTCTCTAG
- the GLMP gene encoding glycosylated lysosomal membrane protein isoform X1 produces the protein MRSLVLLLSLLLTAAPFGFLGEETRQVSLKVISDWLDPFQNLLHIQAVGATSTLHYVWSSLGPPAVLLVATNTPNSTLSVNWSLLISSEPDGGLMVLPKESIQFSSALVFTRLFEFDSTNTSDAAAKPPGKSYPPYSLADFSWDNITDSLDPASLSATFRGHPIHDPTGAFANGSLAFRVQAFSRSGRPAQPPRLLHTADTCQLEVDLVGVSPRGNRSLFGLEVATLGHGPDCPSVQEQRSIDDEYAPAVFQLDQLLWGSLPSGFMQWRPVAFSQKQGGRESAMPCQASPLYPTLAYLLPQSPIVRAFFGSQNNFCAFNLTFGASTGPGYWDQHYLSWSMLLGVGTPPVDALSSLVLGIVAVALGAPALMLLAGGVFLLLGRKWCSEYQPIN, from the exons ATGAGGAGCCTCGTGCTCCTCCTGAGTCTACTTCTGACAGCAGCTCCGTTTGGCTTTCTGGGGGAGGAGACCCGCCAG GTGTCTCTGAAGGTCATCTCTGACTGGCTGGACCCTTTCCAGAACTTGCTTCATATCCAGGCAGTGGGTGCCACTTCCACCCTGCACTATGTGTGGAGCAGCCTGGGACCCCCAGCCGTGCTGCTGGTGGCCACCAACACCCCCAACAGCACCCTGAGTGTCAACTGGAGCCTCCTGATTTCCTCTGAGCCTGACGGGGGCCTCATGGTGCTCCCCAAGGAGAGCATCCAATTTTCTTCTGCCCTCGTCTTTACCAGG cTGTTTGAGTTTGACAGCACCAACACATCGGATGCGGCCGCCAAGCCTCCAGGAAAATCATATCCCCCATACTCCTTGGCTGATTTCTCCTGGGACAACATCACTGACTCATTGGATCCTGCCAGCCTGAGCGCCACATTTCGAGGCCACCCCATTCACGACCCCACTGGGGCTTTTGCCAATGGCAGCCTGGCCTTCAGG GTTCAGGCCTTCTCCAGATCTGGCCGACCAGCCCAACCCCCTCGCCTCCTGCACACAGCGGACACCTGCCAGCTAGAGGTGGACCTGGTTGGGGTCTCTCCCCGGGGAAACCGCTCCTTGTTTGGGCTGGAGGTAGCCACGTTGGGCCATGGCCCTGACTGCCCCTCAGTGCAGGAGCAGCGCTCCATCGATGATGAATATGCACCTGCTGTCTTCCAG TTGGACCAGCTGCTATGGGGCTCCCTCCCATCAGGCTTCATGCAGTGGCGACCAGTGGCTTTCTCCCAGAAGCAGGGGGGCCGGGAATCAGCCATGCCCTGCCAAGCTTCCCCTCTTTACCCCACCTTGGCATACCTTCTCCCCCAGTCACCCATTGTCCGAGCCTTCTTTGGGTCCCAGAACAACTTCTGTGCCTTCAATCTGACATTTGGGGCTTCCACAGGCCCTGGCTACTGGGACCAACACTACCTCAGCTG GTCCATGCTCCTGGGTGTGGGCACCCCTCCAGTAGATGCCTTGTCCTCGCTAGTCCTAGGCATCGTGGCAGTGGCCCTGGGTGCTCCAGCGCTCATGCTGCTGGCAGGAGGCGTGTTTCTGCTGCTGGGCCGCAAGTGGTGCTCAGAATACCAGCCTATAAATTGA